The following are from one region of the Salvia splendens isolate huo1 chromosome 2, SspV2, whole genome shotgun sequence genome:
- the LOC121792770 gene encoding putative late blight resistance protein homolog R1B-16 → MAYEAVDSLQQTLLLILQRHDHLITPPVKQQLISIHDKAVVLQFNLKHFPDKETIREVANTAEKIIQYLFSSQNLSDCGFIHPTVRLSDQLGKLAKELESTVGYVVDYCKSNGASDSPAVSSSSRYALKSEVQDLKVAPELIVRLSIRLRRLTEKIKSTARASVDENPSDSPSIPPFTYNDVVLKPTSKDLVVGFDEDVVPMRNRIIGYDALTILPVVGMAGIGKSEYAKYIYHDPFISCHFDIRAWVKISLDYSIASVLSQLLASLKGKVDRLGRDSLKVIEAEELEIYKILSGRRYLIVMDDIWSAEVCDDVRKLFPDNHNGSRIILTTRLMDVAIYAATGWKILMMRFLDDKQSWRLFHHKVFGDQDCPLELQSVGEKIVKGCGGLPLSIVTVARLLSGIPRTPKMWLQIERNDGQLESVLSLSYNHLPPHLRECFLYMAGFPQDYEIYAYELIKLWVAEGFLEGHNDTTSIEVVAEKCLEDLIKQSLVLVTSRKSNGRTKTCRLHSMVRDFCVRKAGQEKFLLSVTDYFPNPILRRHFLPQVLQNHHRVSVSWHDLLLKDSTHSSCTTSIMCIPQRGYRPKCSVENFTSLRVLHVLRENDHSYWELGHVFELIHLTYLASYIPDSIVPPAIAKLQNLQTLIIYRSEVRLPVEIWSLRQLRHLIAFSFCSLPLPEGVTLSLENLQTLSMATNFVCSGRMVRMIPNIKKLEICYSQENFGVGNYLDNLIQLHKLEKLKLEMHSSSVTGLNTICHPFLKLKVRSSFVSYLDNLVFPPSLIKLELSGGWISWKDMTIIGSLPNLQVLKLKNYACHGEYWETIKGEFCHLMVLLVEESNLQRWTTECSHFPRLRCLMLHRCPYLNEIPSDIGDIPTLKLIEIDDHNQSLLCSAKIIQEDQHKYFRNYRLKVVVKHS, encoded by the coding sequence ATGGCTTATGAAGCTGTGGACTCCCTGCAACAAACTTTGCTCCTAATCCTTCAACGCCACGATCATCTCATCACTCCTCCTGTTAAACAACAACTTATATCCATCCACGACAAAGCTGTTGTCTTGCAGTTTAATCTCAAACATTTTCCAGATAAAGAAACCATAAGGGAGGTAGCAAATACAGCTGAAAAGATTATTCAATATCTTTTCTCCTCACAAAATCTATCAGATTGCGGATTCATTCATCCAACTGTCAGACTTTCAGATCAGTTGGGGAAATTAGCTAAGGAGCTGGAGTCAACTGTTGGATATGTGGTTGACTACTGCAAGAGCAACGGCGCGAGTGATTCTCCTGCTGTTAGTTCATCATCAAGATATGCACTCAAGAGTGAAGTACAAGATCTGAAGGTTGCACCGGAGCTGATTGTCAGATTATCAATCCGCTTGAGGAGATTAACGGAGAAAATAAAGTCTACTGCTAGAGCATCAGTAGATGAAAATCCGAGTGATTCACCATCAATACCTCCATTCACATACAACGATGTTGTGCTTAAACCTACAAGCAAAGATCTTGTGGTTGGTTTTGATGAAGATGTGGTACCGATGAGGAACCGGATCATTGGTTATGACGCACTAACAATCCTCCCTGTTGTCGGAATGGCAGGAATTGGTAAGTCCGAGTATGCTAAATATATCTATCATGATCCATTTATTTCATGCCATTTCGATATTCGAGCTTGGGTCAAAATATCACTAGATTATAGTATAGCAAGTGTTCTCTCACAATTACTGGCTTCACTCAAAGGAAAAGTAGATCGACTTGGAAGGGATTCATTGAAAGTAATCGAAGCAGAGGAGCTTGAAATTTACAAAATCTTATCGGGGAGGAGGTATCTCATTGTAATGGACGACATTTGGAGTGCGGAAGTTTGTGATGATGTGCGGAAGCTATTTCCTGACAATCATAATGGAAGCCGGATCATATTAACCACAAGGCTAATGGATGTGGCGATTTATGCTGCCACTGGGTGGAAAATTCTTATGATGCGTTTCTTGGATGACAAACAAAGTTGGCGTTTGTTCCATCACAAGGTTTTCGGGGATCAAGATTGTCCTCTTGAGCTACAAAGTGTTGGGGAGAAAATAGTAAAAGGATGTGGAGGACTGCCCCTCTCAATTGTTACTGTGGCAAGACTTCTATCCGGGATTCCTAGAACTCCAAAGATGTGGCTGCAAATTGAGAGAAATGATGGGCAGTTGGAATCAGTATTATCTTTGAGTTACAACCACTTGCCTCCACATTTGAGGGAGTGTTTCTTGTATATGGCAGGCTTCCCTCAAGATTATGAAATCTATGCTTATGAGCTTATCAAACTTTGGGTAGCTGAGGGCTTTTTGGAAGGTCATAATGACACTACAAGCATAGAAGTGGTGGCGGAGAAGTGCCTGGAGGATCTGATCAAGCAAAGTCTAGTTTTGGTCACTAGCCGGAAAAGTAATGGCAGAACCAAAACTTGCAGGCTGCATAGCATGGTGCGTGACTTTTGTGTGAGAAAGGCCGGGCAAGAGAAGTTCCTTCTTTCTGTTACAGACTACTTTCCTAATCCTATCTTGAGAAGGCATTTTCTTCCACAAGTCCTCCAAAATCATCACCGTGTAAGTGTTAGTTGGCATGATCTACTTCTTAAAGACTCTACGCATAGCTCATGCACCACCTCTATTATGTGCATACCGCAAAGAGGATATAGGCCCAAATGCTCTGTAGAGAACTTTACTTCACTTAGGGTCCTTCATGTTTTACGTGAAAACGATCACTCATATTGGGAGCTAGGTCATGTGTTTGAACTGATTCATCTCACATACCTTGCTTCCTACATTCCCGACAGTATTGTCCCTCCAGCTATAGCAAAGCTTCAGAATCTGCagactttaattatttatagatCTGAGGTTCGTTTGCCTGTGGAGATTTGGAGCTTGAGGCAGTTGAGACATCTTATTGCCTTCTCATTTTGTTCTTTACCCCTTCCTGAAGGAGTAACTCTTTCTCTAGAAAACTTACAAACACTTTCCATGGCAACAAACTTTGTATGTAGTGGAAGGATGGTGAGAATGATCCCAAACATAAAAAAGTTGGAAATATGCTACTCTCAAGAGAATTTTGGTGTAGGTAACTATCTTGACAACCTTATACAGTTGCATAAACTTGAGAAGCTGAAATTGGAGATGCATAGTTCATCTGTGACAGGTCTGAATACTATTTGTCATCCGTTTCTGAAATTGAAGGTGCGTAGTTCATTTGTGTCATATCTTGACAATCTAGTTTTTCCACCGTCGCTGATAAAGTTAGAATTGAGTGGTGGATGGATTTCTTGGAAAGATATGACAATCATTGGTTCGTTGCCTAATCTTCAAGTGTTGAAACTAAAGAACTATGCTTGCCATGGGGAATACTGGGAAACCATTAAGGGAGAATTTTGTCATTTGATGGTTTTGCttgttgaagaatcaaatcTGCAGCGATGGACAACTGAATGTAGCCACTTTCCTAGGCTCCGGTGCCTAATGCTTCATCGTTGTCCATACTTGAATGAGATTCCATCTGATATTGGGGATATTCCAACACTCAAATTGATTGAGAtcgatgatcataaccaatctCTTTTGTGCTCGGCAAAAATTATACAAGAGGACCAACACAAATATTTCAGAAATTATCGCCTAAAAGTTGTTGTGAAGCATTCTTGA
- the LOC121792769 gene encoding putative late blight resistance protein homolog R1B-16, translating into MAYEAVESLQQSLLLILQRHDHLTTRHVKQRIISIHTKAVVLQLNLKHFPEKETIMEVVNTTEEIIEYLFSPQKLSDCESTDPTIRLLGKLAEEIDSTVGCVVDYCKSNAVSYSPADSDSSSSRSTLKSQVEDLTVATELVVKISNRLRRLAVRIESTAIELVDEDPIDPPSISPLTSKDVVVSFNDNLSDSAAVTSKDVVVGFYEDMQQIMDRLVRDDTLEIRVIPIVGMGGIGKSTLAKIVYDNQLIKQHFYICAWVTLRQDYSIQSVLSILLASLKGKLDLVGRDSLKATKEVELEISEILSERLRFMASRVEWSAPVQDSLQEIYKILWGRRFLTVMDGIWSLTDIRNRTDQLFPDNLNGSRIMLTTRLKNVAAVYEPVHMMHFLDDEQSWRLFQHKVFGDQDCPLELQTVGEKIVKGCGGLPLSIVTVARLLSMIPRTPKLWQQIEANAEQLGSVLSLSYNHLSLHLRKCFLYMAAFPQGYEIRASELIKLWVAEDFLKHQIYRFNSETVEEEAERNLEDLVNASLVLVTSRKIDGKIKRCRLHSMVRDFCVRQAGEEKFLLSVMDYFPTPILRRHFLPQVLQNHHRISVSWHDLHLRDFTHSSCTTSIICFPQRGFRPKGSVENFTSLKVLHVLRKNDHSYWELGQVFGLIDLTYLASNIPDSIVPPAISKPQNLQTLIICRSEVRLPVEIWSLRQLRHLIAFSFCPLLLPEGVTIFLENLQTFSMATNFVCSERMVKVIPSIKKLGICYSRDEFGSVYHLDNLIHLLQLEKLKLEVHSSFVLTLDNHGFPLSLKKLELNGEWISWSRMTIVGSLPNLQVLKLKNYACYGRHWETNNGEFVNLRLLLIDKSNLKCWRTDRSHFPSLLCLMLYRCPYLDEIPKDIANIQALELIEIDDHNHSLLHSAKIIQEEQREVGSDHLKVVVKRS; encoded by the coding sequence ATGGCTTATGAAGCTGTGGAATCCCTGCAACAATCCTTACTCCTAATCCTTCAACGCCATGATCATCTCACCACTCGTCATGTGAAACAACGAATTATATCGATCCACACCAAAGCTGTTGTATTGCAGTTGAATCTCAAGCATTTTCCAGAAAAAGAAACAATAATGGAGGTAGTAAATACAACTGAAGAGATTATTGAATATCTTTTCTCCCCCCAAAAACTATCAGATTGTGAATCCACAGACCCAACTATCAGACTGTTGGGGAAATTGGCCGAGGAGATCGATTCAACAGTAGGATGCGTGGTTGACTACTGCAAGAGCAACGCCGTGAGTTATTCTCCTGCTGATAGTGATAGTTCATCATCAAGATCTACACTCAAGAGTCAAGTTGAAGATCTGACGGTTGCAACGGAGCTGGTTGTCAAAATTTCAAACCGGTTGAGGAGATTAGCGGTGAGAATAGAGTCTACTGCTATAGAATTAGTGGATGAAGATCCGATTGATCCACCATCCATATCTCCACTCACGAGCAAAGATGTTGTGGTTAGTTTTAATGATAATCTGAGTGATTCTGCTGCTGTTACAAGCAAAGATGTTGTGGTTGGTTTTTATGAAGATATGCAACAGATCATGGACCGGCTCGTTCGTGATGACACACTAGAAATCCGAGTCATCCCAATTGTGGGCATGGGAGGAATTGGTAAGTCCACTCTGGCTAAAATTGTTTATGATAATCAATTGATTAAGcaacatttttatatttgtgcTTGGGTCACACTACGTCAAGATTATAGTATACAGAGTGTTCTCTCAATATTGCTAGCTTCCCTCAAAGGAAAACTAGATCTAGTTGGAAGGGATTCGTTAAAAGCAACTAAAGAAGTAGAGCTTGAAATTAGCGAAATCTTATCAGAGAGATTGCGTTTCATGGCAAGTAGAGTTGAATGGAGTGCGCCAGTTCAGGATTCGTTGCAAGAAATTTACAAAATCTTATGGGGGAGGAGGTTTCTCACAGTCATGGATGGCATTTGGAGTTTGACGGATATTCGAAATCGCACAGACCAGCTATTTCCTGATAATCTTAATGGAAGCCGGATCATGTTAACAACAAGGCTAAAGAATGTGGCTGCCGTTTATGAACCCGTTCATATGATGCATTTCTTGGATGACGAACAAAGTTGGCGTCTGTTCCAGCACAAGGTTTTCGGAGATCAAGATTGTCCTCTTGAGCTACAAACTGTGGGGGAAAAGATTGTAAAGGGATGTGGAGGACTGCCCCTCTCAATTGTAACTGTAGCAAGGCTTTTATCTATGATTCCTAGAACTCCAAAGTTGTGGCAACAAATTGAAGCCAATGCTGAGCAATTGGGATCAGTTTTATCTTTGAGTTACAACCACTTGTCTCTACATTTGAGAAAGTGTTTCTTGTATATGGCAGCCTTTCCTCAGGGTTATGAGATCCGTGCCTCTGAACTCATCAAACTTTGGGTAGCGGAGGACTTTTTGAAGCATCaaatatatagatttaattctgaAACCGTAGAAGAGGAAGCAGAAAGGAACCTGGAAGATCTGGTAAATGCAAGTCTAGTGTTAGTCACAAGCCGGAAAATTGATGGCAAAATCAAAAGATGCAGGCTGCATAGTATGGTGCGGGACTTCTGTGTGAGACAGGCCGGGGAAGAGAAATTCCTTCTTTCTGTTATGGACTACTTCCCTACTCCTATCTTGAGAAGACATTTTCTTCCACAAGTTCTCCAAAATCACCACCGTATAAGTGTTAGTTGGCATGATCTACATCTTAGAGACTTTACACATAGCTCATGTACCACTTCGATCATATGCTTCCCACAAAGAGGGTTTAGGCCCAAAGGCTCCGTAGAGAACTTTACTTCACTTAAGGTCCTCCACGTTTTACGCAAAAACGATCATTCATATTGGGAGCTTGGTCAAGTGTTTGGATTGATTGATCTCACTTACCTTGCATCCAACATTCCCGATAGTATTGTTCCCCCGGCTATATCAAAGCCTCAGAATCTGCAGACTTTAATTATTTGTAGATCTGAGGTTCGGTTACCTGTGGAGATTTGGAGCCTGAGGCAATTAAGACATCTTATCGCCTTCTCATTTTGTCCTTTACTCCTTCCCGAAGGAGTAACTATTTTTCTAGAAAACTTACAAACATTTTCTATGGCAACAAACTTTGTATGTAGTGAAAGGATGGTGAAAGTGATCCCAAGCATAAAAAAGTTGGGAATATGTTACTCTAGAGATGAGTTTGGCTCAGTCTATCATCTTGACAATCTTATACATTTGCTTCAACTTGAGAAGCTAAAATTGGAGGTGCATAGTTCTTTTGTGCTAACTCTTGACAATCATGGTTTTCCTCTATCGCTGAAAAAGTTAGAATTGAATGGTGAGTGGATTTCTTGGAGTCGTATGACGATTGTTGGTTCGTTGCCTAATCTTCAAGTGTTGAAACTAAAGAACTATGCTTGCTATGGGAGACACTGGGAAACTAATAATGGAGAATTTGTCAATTTGAGACTTCTGCTTATTGataaatcaaatctgaaatgtTGGAGAACTGATCGAAGCCACTTTCCAAGTCTCCTGTGCCTAATGCTTTATCGTTGTCCATACTTGGATGAGATTCCAAAGGATATTGCAAATATTCAAGCGCTGGAACTGATTGAGATCGATGATCATAACCATTCTCTTTTGCACTCGGCAAAAATTATACAAGAGGAACAACGGGAAGTAGGATCAGATCACCTAAAAGTTGTTGTGAAGCGTTCTTGA
- the LOC121779763 gene encoding putative late blight resistance protein homolog R1A-3 — protein sequence MSTGRELADEDPSDPPSITTKDAAIGFADNLSDSTAATSSSRPSSTTKYFVADFAEDPSKDDLVRFDYDIAQMMDRIINYSYSNLQILPIVGMGGIGKSTLARLIYDDPAIIEHFDIRAWVTISQDYSIPCIVSQLLASVKGRVDRVGRDSLKGIQAEEEDIYKTLSGRRYLIVMDDIWCAEVWDRLQLLFPDNNNSSRIILTTRKMDVATAISYNNIHMMPFLDDYQSWYLFQQKVFGDQDCPLELQSVAEKIVEGCGGLPLSIVTVAGLLSRIPRTPKMWQQIEVMMGSWDQFYL from the coding sequence ATGTCAACTGGCAGAGAATTAGCAGATGAAGATCCCAGTGATCCACCATCAATCACGACCAAAGATGCTGCGATTGGCTTTGCTGACAATCTAAGTGACTCTACTGCTGCTACATCATCATCAAGACCTTCATCTACAACCAAATATTTTGTGGCTGACTTTGCTGAAGATCCGAGCAAAGATGATTTAGTCCGTTTTGATTACGATATAGCACAGATGATGGACcgaataattaattattcatattccAACCTACAAATCCTCCCTATTGTCGGAATGGGAGGCATTGGTAAGTCCACACTTGCTAGACTTATTTATGATGATCCAGCGATCATAGAGCATTTTGATATTCGAGCTTGGGTCACAATATCACAAGATTATAGTATACCATGTATTGTCTCACAACTACTAGCTTCGGTGAAAGGAAGAGTAGATCGAGTTGGAAGGGATTCGTTGAAAGGAATCCAAGCAGAGGAGGAAGATATTTACAAAACCTTATCTGGGCGGAGGTATCTCATAGTAATGGACGACATTTGGTGTGCGGAAGTTTGGGATCGCTTACAGTTGCTATTTCCTGACAACAATAATAGCAGCCGGATCATATTAACCACGAGGAAAATGGATGTGGCTACTGCCATATCATACAACAATATTCATATGATGCCTTTCTTGGATGACTATCAAAGTTGGTATTTGTTCCAACAGAAGGTTTTCGGAGATCAAGATTGTCCTCTTGAGCTACAAAGTGTTGCAGAAAAAATAGTAGAAGGATGTGGAGGACTGCCCCTCTCAATTGTTACTGTGGCAGGACTTTTATCCAGGATTCCTAGAACTCCAAAAATGTGGCAGCAAATTGAAGTAATGATGGGCAGTTGGGATCAATTTTATCTTTGA